In Halobacteriovorax marinus SJ, the following proteins share a genomic window:
- a CDS encoding MATE family efflux transporter, producing MQDKNPKNSVKLTLSGLFFFSLPSIFGSLLEPVTGIVDTALIGHKSTTWLAALSLGVVILSSFTWVFNFLIHTSIQSVSEAFSLGDNQRVNSRVKVALILSVIVGVGSSLILYFFSPLLFRFVGASEELLPLCQRYFHIRLLGQPFLILGGTLISILRGFERIKTCFILIALSTLINSSLSWALLEGTDLGLAGVAYGSVVGAVFTALFSLIFVLRVEGLSLTSLWGAPLKGEWISFGKNSFNMFCRSIILTGSFFLCTKSAARLGHVSLASHQILMEFWLFSSFLTDGLALSANILSAKYKALNDVENYEKMKGTLLKLSQIIGVLFLLSYLLFKEPLLSIFTKDLAVIEAIESVWPWLAISQLILCGTYTYDGLLFGLGRFDFVRRQMFYGLIISFLPFLIYSYYSKDLLSIWLALISLGTYRLVIGYIGTRSLRVNG from the coding sequence ATGCAAGATAAAAATCCCAAGAATTCTGTAAAGCTCACTCTAAGTGGGCTTTTCTTTTTTTCGCTTCCAAGTATTTTTGGATCTCTACTAGAGCCTGTCACGGGAATAGTCGATACGGCCTTGATAGGGCATAAGAGCACCACATGGTTGGCGGCGCTCTCTTTGGGCGTAGTTATCCTAAGCTCCTTTACTTGGGTTTTTAACTTTCTAATTCACACTTCTATTCAATCGGTGAGTGAAGCCTTCTCGCTTGGGGATAATCAAAGAGTGAATTCTCGCGTAAAAGTTGCTCTTATTCTCTCTGTCATTGTGGGAGTAGGCTCGTCTTTAATACTATATTTCTTTAGCCCACTTCTCTTTCGCTTCGTGGGAGCGAGTGAAGAGCTTCTTCCTCTTTGTCAGAGGTACTTTCATATACGTCTTCTGGGTCAACCTTTTTTAATTTTAGGAGGCACTCTCATTTCTATTTTGCGAGGTTTTGAAAGAATTAAAACTTGCTTTATTTTAATTGCTCTCTCTACGCTCATTAATAGTTCTCTATCTTGGGCGCTGTTAGAGGGGACAGACCTAGGGCTGGCGGGTGTAGCTTATGGTAGTGTTGTTGGAGCAGTTTTTACGGCCCTCTTCTCTCTTATTTTTGTTCTAAGAGTTGAAGGGCTTAGTCTAACTAGTTTATGGGGTGCTCCACTTAAAGGAGAGTGGATAAGTTTTGGAAAAAATTCTTTTAATATGTTTTGTCGCTCTATTATCTTAACGGGAAGCTTCTTTCTCTGCACTAAGAGTGCTGCAAGGCTTGGGCATGTTTCCTTGGCCTCGCACCAAATATTAATGGAGTTTTGGCTCTTCTCTTCGTTCTTAACTGATGGTCTTGCCCTTAGTGCAAATATCCTATCTGCAAAGTATAAGGCCCTTAATGATGTTGAGAATTATGAAAAGATGAAGGGGACTCTTTTAAAGTTATCACAGATCATTGGGGTTTTATTTTTACTAAGCTACCTCTTATTTAAAGAGCCACTACTTTCAATATTTACAAAGGACTTGGCCGTCATTGAAGCGATAGAGTCTGTTTGGCCTTGGTTAGCAATTTCTCAACTCATTCTCTGTGGGACATATACTTATGATGGGCTTCTCTTTGGGTTGGGGCGCTTTGATTTTGTGAGAAGACAAATGTTCTATGGACTGATTATATCTTTTCTTCCATTTCTCATTTACTCCTACTATTCTAAAGACCTACTAAGTATTTGGCTGGCCTTAATCTCTCTTGGGACTTATAGGTTAGTCATTGGTTATATTGGAACACGCAGTTTAAGGGTGAATGGATAA
- a CDS encoding SirB2 family protein gives MISYEVYKVIHLLCILLTVAGLAVGYYSTQPKHIKIISGITSLLILVSGMGLLARLGVSHGEGFPGWVMVKMMIWLIIAVAGPVLAKRLSSSLKPKAFWGLILLFFIAIYFAVNKSF, from the coding sequence ATGATCTCTTATGAAGTGTATAAAGTTATTCACTTACTCTGTATTTTATTAACAGTTGCTGGGCTTGCAGTTGGTTACTATTCAACTCAACCTAAGCATATTAAAATTATCTCAGGTATTACCAGCCTTCTGATCTTAGTTTCAGGGATGGGTCTACTTGCCAGACTTGGCGTTTCTCACGGAGAAGGATTTCCAGGTTGGGTAATGGTTAAAATGATGATCTGGCTTATTATTGCAGTGGCCGGTCCAGTTTTAGCGAAGAGATTATCTAGCTCTCTTAAGCCAAAGGCATTCTGGGGATTAATTCTACTATTTTTCATTGCCATTTACTTTGCAGTAAATAAATCGTTTTAA
- a CDS encoding potassium channel family protein, translated as MITNNNKIIFKRIMQLVTSVEFIAITIFGNLFIFLCSIVIYFIEGGSNPNMNHFIDAVWWCFSTVTSVGYGDVVPVTITGKIFGIFLMLLGTAIFAIYTALFANAVLGDYTKRFRGLYREISTEEEQLSKSIEELKKIIDNLEAKDKK; from the coding sequence ATGATAACAAATAATAATAAAATTATTTTTAAGCGCATAATGCAATTGGTAACCTCAGTTGAATTTATTGCAATCACAATCTTTGGTAACCTCTTCATTTTTCTGTGCTCAATTGTCATCTACTTTATAGAAGGTGGTTCAAACCCAAATATGAATCACTTCATTGATGCAGTCTGGTGGTGTTTTTCTACAGTAACTTCCGTGGGCTATGGTGATGTTGTACCGGTTACGATTACTGGGAAGATCTTTGGGATTTTTCTCATGTTACTTGGGACCGCTATTTTTGCCATTTATACTGCTCTCTTCGCCAATGCTGTTCTAGGGGATTACACCAAACGTTTTCGTGGTCTTTATAGAGAAATATCGACAGAAGAGGAACAGCTCTCTAAATCTATTGAAGAGTTAAAGAAAATCATTGATAATCTAGAAGCAAAAGATAAGAAATAA